AAAATGCCGCCTTGTTCGTCCGCCAGAGCATATTTTAGAAAGGTTCCACCCAGATCAAGACCGATATAAGCTTGATTGCCTGAATCCATACCAACTCCTGTACCTTCGATCAGCAAACAACTCTGCAAAAGGAAAATAGGCAAAACTATCAAGAAAATCAATAAGAAAAGCCGGATGTTTCGATCTGCTTACAAATGCGATAATAGGACTCGAGATTTCCGACATCGTAATAGGGCTGGGTCATGAGAAAAGCATAGACCGGATGCTGTTGATACAGCCAGGAGATAAAATGGCCGGGCGCATCCGGATTGCCGCCCTGATCCAAATAGGCAGGGATCAAGGAAAGCGATTTCTTTTGAAAAAGATACAGCGCCGGACAGCCCAAGTCCGATTTGGGCTGAACCGGTTTTTCCTCAAAACCGATGACACGACCTAAAGCATCCACCTGCAGCACACCGGTCCGGCGCAGTTTATCCAACGAGGTTATGCGATAGGACAGAATCACGTCGCTGTTTTTCTCGGCAAAAAAACGATAGAAATCAGATAGGTTCATGGTGTAGATATTGTCGCCTGCAGCGACCAACAGATCATCGTGTATGCCCTTTGTTTGAATAGCATACCACATATCCGCTACCGCACCGCGCCTGGTCTCATTGCTATCCGTTCCGTCGTCGATGATCTCTACAGGACAAGGCGATGGTGCGGCGCAAAAGCGCAGCGCCTTGGCCCAGGCTTGAAAGTGCGGCGTGAACTTGGAATTGGTCACCACATACACGGCATCAAGGCCAGGCAGATTTCTCATGTTATCAATTAGATAGTCCAGGATGGCCTTGCCCCCGACGGTGAGTAGCGGCTTGGGGAAATCCTTGGTAAGCGGATACAAACGAGTGGCATATCCAGCGGCGAGCACCAGTGCTTTCATAGAATGCGGGCTCCATGATCCATGTTACAAACGTGAGTTTCATAAACATCGGCGATGTCCGGATGACGGCGTGGATACTCTTGCGCAATCCGGCGGCAAATGGCTGACGCATAGTCGGGATCGATAAAGGCGATACAGCAGCCGCGAAACCCGGCGCCGCTGAAACGCGTGCCATATACCCCAGGCAGATCCCGCAGCAACTCATAGATGCTGATCAGATGCGGACTGCCGCATTCATAGTTTTCAATGCTGCTTGCCCCAGAGGCGGTCATCAGCCTGCCGAAGGAATTCAGATCGCCTTGACGCCACGCCTCTATGCCCTGTTGAACCCGCTGCAGTTCACCAAAGAAATGACTGCTGCGCTTTTTGGAGACGCCATTGAGCTGGCAGCCGAAACGAAGGAAATCCTCTGCAGAGATATGCCGCAGCCGCAGTTGATCGGGTGGATCCTGATTGCGCGCCAGACGATAAAGCTCCAGAGCTGCCAGATGGCATTCGGCCACTCTGGAATTGTAACCGGTCTTGCCTAAAAACTTGCTGATGCCTGAATAAACGACCAGAATATTGAAAGAGGGCAAGGAAGGACCAGGCGCCACCAGCTCATAGCAGCCGTCCTGACAATCAAGACAAAGCAATTTATCAGCTTGCGAAAGCAGGATGGTGGATTGATCGAGAATACCGTTGTTCAATCCGATATAATCGTTTTCAATCATTCGGTCCCACTCGATATTGGCGATGGGATCCTCTTCGATGCCGTTAGCCTGCTCCAGCGCCAGTAAATACGCGATGCCGACTGCAGCGGAAGAGCTCAGACCGCCCACCGGGAGATTCCCCTCAATAACGCCGACAATACCGTTGGATAATGTGTATTTCTTTTTCAGAGCATAGGCCGCGCCGCGGGCATAATTGCCCCAGTCAAGCTCCTGCTTGGCCGGGATGTCCTGCAGAGAAAACGCAACCTGGCCGGGAAAATTAACGCTGAGCAACCGCACTTGCGGCTTGGTCTGCACCGCATAAACTAAAAGCACATTCCGATCTACGGTCATGCCGGTGACCAGACCCAGTTGGTGATCTACATGGGCGCCTAACGGGCATACGCGGTATGGACTTTTAACCATATGCAGAGATTC
The sequence above is a segment of the bacterium genome. Coding sequences within it:
- a CDS encoding nucleotidyltransferase family protein, with the protein product MKALVLAAGYATRLYPLTKDFPKPLLTVGGKAILDYLIDNMRNLPGLDAVYVVTNSKFTPHFQAWAKALRFCAAPSPCPVEIIDDGTDSNETRRGAVADMWYAIQTKGIHDDLLVAAGDNIYTMNLSDFYRFFAEKNSDVILSYRITSLDKLRRTGVLQVDALGRVIGFEEKPVQPKSDLGCPALYLFQKKSLSLIPAYLDQGGNPDAPGHFISWLYQQHPVYAFLMTQPYYDVGNLESYYRICKQIETSGFSY